One Stigmatopora nigra isolate UIUO_SnigA chromosome 1, RoL_Snig_1.1, whole genome shotgun sequence DNA segment encodes these proteins:
- the ifrd2 gene encoding interferon-related developmental regulator 2 isoform X1, translating to MPRSKKGKRGSTKAGSLRQDVLQLQLTAKASLKAAKNGVKVESGASDDELTSDVLSHYSSASEGTTVQEEATGGEPVDEQTAQDEIEDKLKQCIDNLTDKSAKTRLAALESLRQAFSSKVLYDFLTERRFTVSDCLERSLKKGNAEEQAAAATVFALLCIQLGGGEEAAEGFNVLRPILTSILIDNTASISARQSCARALGMCCYVSTAEDGEDLIRTLSLLESVFMSSYPNREGMLPTPKPGIPGLYSAAMQAWSLLVTLCPASKLSELLYLHLPKLQASLQSSDVDYRITVGETIALLVELGREIDEEFEVEDGEGLCGSLKSLATDSHKHRAKNDRRKQRSIFREVLHYIENEDFTEEKIRFGVESVYIDSWMRRRIYDAFKEILESGVRHHLQFNSLLRDIIGLGPPILIDATNKANKISRFERHLFNSAAFKARTKQRNKVRDKRADVM from the exons ATGCCGCGAAGTAAAAAAGGAAAACGTGGCTCCACAAAAGCGG GATCTCTTCGCCAGGATGTTCTTCAACTGCAGTTGACGGCTAAAGCCTCACTGAAAG cTGCCAAAAATGGAGTAAAGGTGGAATCGGGAGCCAGTGACGATGAGCTGACGTCGGATGTTCTCAGCCACTACAGCAGTGCTAGCGAAGGCACCACTGTTCAAGAAGAAGCCACAG GAGGGGAGCCGGTTGACGAACAGACGGCCCAAGATGAAATAGAAGACAAACTCAAACAGTGCATTGACAACCTTACAGACAAAAG CGCAAAAACCCGACTCGCGGCACTTGAGTCGTTGCGGCAGGCCTTCTCGTCCAAAGTGTTGTATGACTTCCTGACAGAGAGGCGCTTCACGGTTAGCGACTGCTTAGAGAGAAGCCTCAAAAAAG GCAACGCGGAGGAGCAAGCCGCAGCGGCGACTGTCTTTGCTCTTCTCTGCATCCAGCTGGGGGGTGGCGAAGAGGCGGCTGAGGGTTTTAATGTGCTGCGACCCATCCTAACCAGTATTCTCATTGACAACACTGCTAGCATATCAGCACGCCAGAGT TGTGCAAGAGCTTTGGGAATGTGTTGCTATGTCTCTACTGCAGAAGATGGAGAG GACTTGATCCGAACTTTGTCCCTCCTGGAGAGCGTTTTTATGTCTTCCTACCCCAACAGAGAGGGAATGCTGCCAACACCCAAACCGGGCATTCCAGGACTCTATAGCGCCGCCATGCAGGCTTGGTCCCTACTCGTCACCCTTTGTCCAGCATCTAAACTCTCTGAATTGCTATATCT TCACCTCCCCAAGCTGCAAGCTTCTCTGCAAAGTAGTGACGTCGACTACAGGATCACTGTGGGAGAAACCATTGCCTTGCTGGTCGAACTGGGACGGGAGATAGATGAG gaATTTGAGGTGGAGGATGGTGAAGGTCTGTGTGGAAGTCTGAAGAGTTTAGCGACTGACAGCCACAAACATCGTGCCAAGAATGACAGGAGGAAACAGCGCTCCATCTTCAGAGAGGTTCTACACTACATTGAG AACGAGGACTTTACAGAAGAGAAGATCAGGTTTGGAGTGGAGAGCGTGTACATTGACAGCTGGATGAGGCGAAGAATCTACGACGCTTTCAAAGAGATCCTGGAGTCTGGCGTCAGACACCATTTGCAG TTCAACTCCCTTCTGAGAGACATCATTGGTCTCGGCCCACCCATCCTCATTGATGCTACAAACAAAGCGAACAAGATCTCCCGATTTGAGAGG CATCTGTTCAACTCGGCTGCCTTCAAGGCCAGGACAAAGCAGAGGAACAAAGTCCGGGACAAACGGGCCGACGTCATGTGA
- the amt gene encoding aminomethyltransferase, mitochondrial, translating into MWARSSIVAVPRQWATVTVTATAKSACALGASHRRDASSRAEATWKKTPLFDFHKAHGGKMVEFAGWSMPVQYKDSHVSSHMHTREHCAIFDVSHMLQTKVHGKDRIKFMESLVVADISELKDNQGTLSLFTNDKGGIIDDLIVTKTDQGYLYVVSNAGCADKDSAHMKTRLAEFKASGSDVDLEFLDEALIALQGPSMSQVLQQGIKEDLSKLTFMTSALATVFGIPDCRITRCGYTGEDGVEISVPKSKVVELTERLLAHSEVKLAGLGARDSLRLEAGLCLYGNDIDDSTTPVEASLVWTIGKRRRQAKDFPGADIIVPQIKAKTARKRVGLVSTGPPVRQHTPILSPDGKVIGEVTSGCPSPCLKKNVAMGYVDAAFAKNGTAIQVEVRKKAVDAIISKMPFVQTNYYSV; encoded by the exons ATGTGGGCTCGCTCGTCGATCGTGGCCGTGCCTCGGCAGTGGGCGACGGTGACGGTCACGGCGACGGCAAAGTCAGCGTGTGCGCTCGGAGCTTCGCATCGGCGAGACGCTTCATCAAGGGCAGAG GCAACTTGGAAGAAGACGCCCTTGTTTGATTTCCACAAGGCACATGGAGGAAAGATGGTGGAGTTTGCGGGCTGGAGTATGCCCGTGCAGTACAAAGACAGTCATGTCAGCTCTCACATGCATACCAGAGAACACTGTGCCATCTTCGACGTCAGTCACATGCTGCAG ACCAAAGTTCACGGCAAAGACAGGATCAAGTTCATGGAGTCTCTAGTGGTGGCGGATATATCCGAACTCAAAGACAACCAG GGTACACTGTCGCTCTTTACCAATGACAAGGGAGGGATCATCGATGACCTAATTGTAACAAAAACAGATCAAGGTTACCTCTACGTGGTCTCCAATGCTGGCTGTGCCGACAAAGACTCTGCTCATATGAAG ACCAGATTGGCAGAGTTCAAGGCGTCAGGATCTGATGTGGATCTGGAATTCCTTGATGAAGCACTGATTGCACTGCAAG GACCGTCCATGTCTCAGGTGCTGCAACAGGGCATTAAAGAGGACCTCAGCAAATTGACATTCATGACCTCTGCCCTGGCCACTGTCTTTGGCATTCCTGACTGCAGGATCACCCGATGTGGATACACTGGGGAGGATGGGGTAGAG ATCTCTGTTCCCAAGTCCAAAGTGGTGGAGCTGACCGAGAGGCTCCTGGCACACAGCGAGGTCAAGTTGGCTGGCTTGGGCGCCAGGGACAGCCTGCGACTGGAGGCAGGCCTTTGTCTCTATGGCAATGACATTGACGACAGTACCACGCCCGTTGAGGCGTCTCTCGTTTGGACAATAG GAAAACGACGTCGTCAAGCCAAGGACTTCCCAGGTGCCGACATCATTGTCCCACAGATCAAGGCGAAGACCGCCAGGAAAAGAGTCGGCCTGGTGTCGACGGGGCCTCCCGTCAGACAGCACACTCCCATACTCAGTCCTGATGGAAAGGTCATAG GTGAGGTGACCAGTGGCTGCCCTTCCCCTTGCCTGAAGAAAAATGTCGCCATGGGTTACGTGGACGCTGCCTTTGCAAAAAATGGGACGGCGATTCAGGTGGAGGTTAGGAAAAAAGCAGTGGACGCCATCATAAGCAAGATGCCTTTTGTCCAAACCAACTACTACTCTGTATAA
- the ifrd2 gene encoding interferon-related developmental regulator 2 isoform X2, translating into MPRSKKGKRGSTKAAAKNGVKVESGASDDELTSDVLSHYSSASEGTTVQEEATGGEPVDEQTAQDEIEDKLKQCIDNLTDKSAKTRLAALESLRQAFSSKVLYDFLTERRFTVSDCLERSLKKGNAEEQAAAATVFALLCIQLGGGEEAAEGFNVLRPILTSILIDNTASISARQSCARALGMCCYVSTAEDGEDLIRTLSLLESVFMSSYPNREGMLPTPKPGIPGLYSAAMQAWSLLVTLCPASKLSELLYLHLPKLQASLQSSDVDYRITVGETIALLVELGREIDEEFEVEDGEGLCGSLKSLATDSHKHRAKNDRRKQRSIFREVLHYIENEDFTEEKIRFGVESVYIDSWMRRRIYDAFKEILESGVRHHLQFNSLLRDIIGLGPPILIDATNKANKISRFERHLFNSAAFKARTKQRNKVRDKRADVM; encoded by the exons ATGCCGCGAAGTAAAAAAGGAAAACGTGGCTCCACAAAAGCGG cTGCCAAAAATGGAGTAAAGGTGGAATCGGGAGCCAGTGACGATGAGCTGACGTCGGATGTTCTCAGCCACTACAGCAGTGCTAGCGAAGGCACCACTGTTCAAGAAGAAGCCACAG GAGGGGAGCCGGTTGACGAACAGACGGCCCAAGATGAAATAGAAGACAAACTCAAACAGTGCATTGACAACCTTACAGACAAAAG CGCAAAAACCCGACTCGCGGCACTTGAGTCGTTGCGGCAGGCCTTCTCGTCCAAAGTGTTGTATGACTTCCTGACAGAGAGGCGCTTCACGGTTAGCGACTGCTTAGAGAGAAGCCTCAAAAAAG GCAACGCGGAGGAGCAAGCCGCAGCGGCGACTGTCTTTGCTCTTCTCTGCATCCAGCTGGGGGGTGGCGAAGAGGCGGCTGAGGGTTTTAATGTGCTGCGACCCATCCTAACCAGTATTCTCATTGACAACACTGCTAGCATATCAGCACGCCAGAGT TGTGCAAGAGCTTTGGGAATGTGTTGCTATGTCTCTACTGCAGAAGATGGAGAG GACTTGATCCGAACTTTGTCCCTCCTGGAGAGCGTTTTTATGTCTTCCTACCCCAACAGAGAGGGAATGCTGCCAACACCCAAACCGGGCATTCCAGGACTCTATAGCGCCGCCATGCAGGCTTGGTCCCTACTCGTCACCCTTTGTCCAGCATCTAAACTCTCTGAATTGCTATATCT TCACCTCCCCAAGCTGCAAGCTTCTCTGCAAAGTAGTGACGTCGACTACAGGATCACTGTGGGAGAAACCATTGCCTTGCTGGTCGAACTGGGACGGGAGATAGATGAG gaATTTGAGGTGGAGGATGGTGAAGGTCTGTGTGGAAGTCTGAAGAGTTTAGCGACTGACAGCCACAAACATCGTGCCAAGAATGACAGGAGGAAACAGCGCTCCATCTTCAGAGAGGTTCTACACTACATTGAG AACGAGGACTTTACAGAAGAGAAGATCAGGTTTGGAGTGGAGAGCGTGTACATTGACAGCTGGATGAGGCGAAGAATCTACGACGCTTTCAAAGAGATCCTGGAGTCTGGCGTCAGACACCATTTGCAG TTCAACTCCCTTCTGAGAGACATCATTGGTCTCGGCCCACCCATCCTCATTGATGCTACAAACAAAGCGAACAAGATCTCCCGATTTGAGAGG CATCTGTTCAACTCGGCTGCCTTCAAGGCCAGGACAAAGCAGAGGAACAAAGTCCGGGACAAACGGGCCGACGTCATGTGA